A stretch of Mucilaginibacter terrae DNA encodes these proteins:
- a CDS encoding M14 family metallopeptidase has protein sequence MKVKLLSTLAVAMWLTTAVQAQQVPSPKDHFGFNIGDDYSLATYTQTEAYFKKLSASPRTKLVDIGLTEEGRHQWMLIVSSPENINNLEKYKEISRKLARAEDLTDAQAKQLAAQGKAIVWIDGGLHATETVGTHQLIETAYELVSRNDDETKRILDGAIMLLVHANPDGQELVSSWYMGQKDPVKRNMNIPRLYEKYIGHDNNRDFYMMNMKESQNITRQQFLEWFPQIVYNHHQTGPAGSVVAGPPYRDPFNYVYDPLLVTSIDALGAAMSSRLNAEDKPGYTERNGTSFSTWWNGGLRTTTYFHNMVGLLTEIIGSPTPSSVPLVPERLIPSSNTPFPVTPREWHYKQSIDYSLSLNYAVMGYAVRQRDQMLYNMYVMGKNSITRGGKDNWTLSPKRADSINAAYKKDQPATGNTAGGGRGFGFGGVPVKYYDQVLKDPSLRDPRGYIIPANQSDFPTAVKFVNALIRAGLVIQKATADFKVNGVSYPAGSYIVKTDQAFRPHILDMFEPQDHPNDFQYPGGPPIRPYDNAGWTLAYQMGVKFDRLLDGFDGPFARVPYGQLQTPPAQPVAATAKGYVISSSINNAFTLVNDLLKTGAEVYRVPADNGAFYIPASAQAKAVFEKSTPLGIKTTAVSKTPKGAVKMSKLRIGLWDTYGGSIPSGWVRWMFEQQHFDFERVYAQEIDGGNLKSKFDVLLFVGGAIPSANPRAGGFGEFGGRGGANPEELPAEYRSQTGRITADKSIPQLKAFLEAGGSIVTIGSSANLAYQLKLPVSNALSETVNGQERPISGDKFYIPGSVLTVTYDTAQPANWGMAQTGDVMFDSSPAFKINDASIKPLATYTTDKPLRSGWAWGQKYLKGTAASFVAPVGAGKLYVFGPEITFRSQAHGTFRSLFNQLYATGK, from the coding sequence ATGAAAGTAAAACTACTCAGTACGTTAGCCGTTGCCATGTGGCTAACAACGGCAGTACAGGCGCAGCAGGTACCATCGCCTAAAGACCATTTTGGTTTTAATATTGGCGATGATTACAGCCTGGCCACCTACACGCAAACAGAGGCTTATTTTAAAAAGCTGTCGGCATCTCCCCGCACCAAACTGGTTGATATTGGCTTAACCGAAGAAGGCCGCCACCAATGGATGCTCATCGTATCTTCTCCCGAAAACATTAATAACCTGGAGAAGTACAAAGAAATTTCACGCAAGTTGGCCCGCGCCGAAGACCTGACCGACGCGCAGGCTAAACAACTGGCCGCACAAGGTAAAGCCATTGTTTGGATTGATGGCGGCTTACACGCTACCGAAACCGTAGGTACCCACCAGTTAATTGAAACCGCCTACGAACTGGTGAGCCGTAACGACGACGAAACCAAGCGCATATTAGATGGTGCCATTATGCTGTTAGTACACGCTAACCCTGATGGGCAGGAGCTGGTATCGAGCTGGTACATGGGCCAGAAAGATCCGGTTAAGCGTAACATGAACATTCCGCGCCTGTATGAAAAATACATTGGGCATGATAACAACCGCGACTTTTATATGATGAATATGAAAGAATCGCAGAACATTACCCGTCAGCAATTTTTGGAGTGGTTTCCGCAGATTGTGTACAACCACCACCAAACCGGTCCTGCAGGCTCTGTAGTTGCAGGTCCGCCATATCGCGATCCTTTTAACTACGTATACGACCCGCTGCTGGTAACCAGTATTGACGCCTTAGGTGCCGCCATGAGCAGCCGCCTTAACGCCGAAGACAAACCGGGTTACACCGAGCGCAACGGCACCAGTTTTTCTACCTGGTGGAACGGTGGCTTACGTACAACAACCTACTTTCACAACATGGTGGGTTTGTTAACCGAAATTATTGGCAGCCCTACCCCATCGAGCGTACCGTTAGTACCCGAGCGTTTAATTCCGAGCAGCAATACCCCGTTCCCGGTTACACCGCGTGAATGGCATTACAAGCAGTCGATCGACTATTCATTATCGTTAAACTATGCGGTAATGGGTTATGCGGTACGCCAGCGCGACCAGATGTTGTACAATATGTATGTAATGGGTAAAAACTCTATTACCCGTGGCGGTAAAGACAACTGGACCTTATCACCTAAACGTGCCGATTCTATTAATGCAGCTTATAAAAAAGACCAACCGGCTACCGGCAATACCGCTGGCGGAGGCCGTGGCTTTGGCTTTGGCGGCGTACCTGTTAAATATTATGATCAGGTATTGAAAGATCCAAGCCTGCGCGATCCGCGTGGTTATATTATTCCTGCCAATCAAAGCGACTTCCCTACGGCGGTTAAATTTGTAAACGCGTTGATAAGAGCCGGTTTGGTTATTCAAAAAGCTACTGCCGATTTTAAAGTTAACGGTGTAAGCTACCCTGCCGGTTCGTACATTGTTAAAACCGATCAGGCTTTCCGTCCGCATATACTGGATATGTTTGAGCCGCAAGATCACCCTAACGATTTTCAATACCCCGGGGGGCCTCCTATCCGCCCTTATGATAACGCCGGCTGGACACTCGCTTACCAAATGGGCGTTAAATTCGACCGTTTGTTGGATGGTTTTGATGGTCCGTTTGCCCGTGTTCCTTACGGTCAGTTACAAACACCTCCTGCCCAGCCTGTGGCTGCAACAGCAAAAGGTTATGTAATTAGCTCAAGCATCAACAACGCTTTTACTTTAGTTAATGATCTGCTTAAAACCGGTGCCGAAGTTTACCGCGTACCTGCCGATAATGGTGCATTTTACATCCCTGCATCAGCTCAGGCTAAAGCCGTATTTGAAAAAAGCACTCCATTAGGTATTAAAACCACTGCAGTAAGCAAAACCCCTAAGGGTGCTGTTAAAATGTCCAAACTACGCATTGGTTTATGGGATACTTACGGCGGTTCAATTCCTTCGGGTTGGGTACGCTGGATGTTTGAGCAGCAGCACTTTGATTTTGAGCGCGTATATGCGCAGGAAATTGATGGCGGCAACCTGAAAAGTAAATTTGATGTGCTGCTATTTGTAGGCGGCGCAATTCCATCTGCTAATCCTCGTGCGGGTGGCTTTGGCGAGTTTGGCGGTCGTGGCGGAGCCAATCCTGAAGAACTTCCGGCCGAATACCGTTCACAAACCGGCCGTATTACTGCCGATAAATCTATTCCTCAACTAAAAGCATTTTTAGAGGCAGGCGGCAGCATTGTTACCATTGGCAGCAGCGCTAACCTGGCATATCAGCTTAAATTACCGGTAAGCAATGCCCTCAGCGAAACCGTTAACGGCCAGGAGCGCCCGATAAGTGGCGACAAATTTTACATTCCGGGCAGTGTGCTAACCGTAACTTATGATACTGCACAACCTGCTAACTGGGGTATGGCCCAAACCGGCGATGTAATGTTTGACAGCAGCCCTGCTTTCAAAATTAACGATGCCAGCATTAAGCCATTGGCTACCTATACCACCGATAAGCCATTGCGCAGCGGTTGGGCCTGGGGACAAAAATATTTGAAAGGTACTGCAGCTTCGTTTGTTGCTCCGGTAGGCGCAGGCAAACTATATGTGTTCGGTCCCGAAATTACTTTCCGCTCACAAGCTCACGGTACATTCCGTTCATTATTTAACCAGCTATACGCAACGGGTAAATAA
- a CDS encoding CCA tRNA nucleotidyltransferase, producing MKQHLQHPVFKTIAHVATQQQVQAYAIGGFVRDIFLNRPSKDIDIVVVGNGIDFAEAVGKKLNVKVSVFKSFGTAMLKYQDVEVEFVGARKESYRAQSRKPLVENGTLEDDQKRRDFTINALAIALTGNEYGELIDPFGGMADMENKLIRTPLNPEETFSDDPLRMMRAIRFASQLNFIIDDVAVEAIKLNKERIKIVSQERITDELNKIILSPQPSIGFKYLLDTGLLHIIFPQMAALHGVDVVNGRGHKDNFYHTLQVLDNISATTTDLWLRWSAILHDIAKPATKRFEPGHGWTFHGHEDKGARWVPKLFGQLKLPLNEKMKFVQKLVQLHMRPIVLTQEIVTDSAVRRLLFEAGDDIESLMLLCKADITTKNEYKIKKYRQNFELVQQKLKDVEERDKVRNWQPPVTGNDIMIIFGLKEGREVGIIKSKIREAILEGEIPNTYEAAMQFTIQKGEELGLKVVANTK from the coding sequence ATGAAGCAGCACTTGCAACATCCTGTATTTAAAACCATAGCTCATGTGGCAACACAGCAGCAGGTGCAGGCGTATGCAATAGGTGGCTTTGTACGCGATATTTTTCTTAACCGCCCCTCTAAAGATATTGATATTGTAGTAGTGGGCAACGGTATCGACTTTGCCGAAGCCGTTGGAAAAAAGCTCAATGTAAAGGTATCGGTATTTAAAAGCTTTGGTACGGCCATGCTTAAATATCAGGATGTTGAGGTTGAGTTTGTTGGCGCACGCAAAGAATCATACCGGGCACAATCGCGCAAGCCGCTGGTTGAAAACGGGACTCTTGAAGATGATCAGAAACGCCGCGATTTCACCATCAATGCCCTGGCCATTGCCCTAACCGGCAACGAGTACGGCGAGTTGATAGATCCGTTTGGCGGCATGGCCGATATGGAGAATAAACTCATCCGTACACCTCTAAATCCCGAAGAAACATTTTCAGACGACCCCCTGCGCATGATGAGGGCCATCAGGTTTGCCTCACAGCTTAATTTTATTATTGATGATGTGGCTGTTGAAGCTATCAAACTCAATAAAGAACGTATTAAAATAGTATCGCAGGAACGTATTACTGATGAACTGAATAAAATTATCCTCTCCCCTCAGCCATCCATAGGTTTTAAGTATTTATTAGATACCGGCCTGCTGCACATTATATTTCCGCAAATGGCAGCCTTACATGGGGTTGATGTGGTTAACGGGCGGGGGCATAAAGATAATTTTTATCATACCTTACAGGTGCTTGATAATATATCGGCCACCACAACCGACCTTTGGTTACGCTGGAGCGCCATTTTACATGATATAGCCAAACCAGCCACCAAACGCTTTGAACCCGGCCACGGCTGGACCTTTCACGGACATGAAGATAAGGGCGCGCGCTGGGTGCCTAAGCTATTTGGCCAGTTAAAACTACCGCTAAACGAGAAGATGAAGTTTGTACAAAAACTGGTACAACTACACATGCGGCCCATAGTTTTAACGCAGGAAATTGTTACCGACTCGGCCGTACGCCGCTTGCTGTTTGAGGCTGGTGATGATATTGAAAGCCTGATGCTGTTGTGCAAAGCAGACATTACCACCAAAAATGAGTACAAAATAAAAAAGTACCGCCAGAACTTTGAGCTGGTTCAGCAAAAACTCAAAGATGTTGAAGAGCGCGATAAAGTAAGAAACTGGCAGCCCCCGGTTACAGGTAACGATATTATGATAATTTTTGGCCTAAAAGAAGGGCGCGAAGTAGGCATTATTAAGAGTAAGATACGCGAAGCTATACTGGAGGGCGAAATACCTAACACTTATGAAGCAGCAATGCAGTTCACAATTCAAAAAGGTGAAGAACTTGGCTTAAAAGTTGTGGCAAACACAAAATAA
- a CDS encoding IS1096 element passenger TnpR family protein, producing MALYRFRVTFEDYDDISREVDIKSTHTFADLHQAIHQSIGYNPDYSSSFYISNDQWTKGEEIAFKPSERKISRGVALMENSKLSSFIDDPHQKFYYTSNFDRPFDFHVELVKILDETPGVTYPATVKTTGEAPKQFGNVYTPTAETAVAAEDFDFLNEVEFNPEDAEDFSEVTETGAAVSDHDEDEAHDEEDEFGGEFSDNEGFDDDDHSGSRGRGGDDY from the coding sequence ATGGCACTATACCGTTTCAGGGTAACATTTGAGGATTACGATGACATTAGCAGGGAAGTAGATATTAAATCAACCCATACTTTTGCCGATCTGCATCAGGCTATTCATCAGTCAATTGGCTACAACCCTGATTATTCTTCATCTTTTTACATCAGTAACGATCAATGGACTAAAGGCGAAGAAATTGCTTTTAAACCCAGCGAACGTAAGATTAGCCGTGGTGTTGCATTGATGGAAAACTCAAAACTAAGCAGCTTTATTGATGATCCGCACCAAAAGTTTTATTACACTTCAAACTTTGATCGTCCGTTTGATTTTCATGTTGAACTGGTTAAAATACTGGATGAAACTCCGGGGGTAACTTATCCGGCTACGGTAAAAACCACTGGTGAGGCACCAAAACAGTTTGGTAATGTATATACCCCTACTGCCGAAACTGCAGTGGCAGCCGAAGATTTTGATTTTTTAAACGAGGTTGAATTTAACCCTGAAGATGCCGAGGACTTTAGCGAGGTAACCGAAACCGGCGCTGCGGTAAGTGATCACGATGAAGATGAAGCTCATGATGAGGAAGATGAATTTGGCGGTGAGTTTTCGGACAATGAAGGCTTTGACGACGATGACCATAGCGGCAGCCGAGGCAGAGGTGGAGATGATTATTAA
- the rfbD gene encoding dTDP-4-dehydrorhamnose reductase, giving the protein MGKILVFGASGQLGSCIKKVAEDKPDFDLYFPAENEANILDVKGLEILFKTHQPQYAINCAAYTAVDKAEEDTDTARKVNKTGAANLAVLCNEHNTTLIHISTDFVFAGNLPLPLIESDEAKPISIYGLTKLEGEEDITAHLKQHYILRTSWLYSEYGNNFVKTMLRFGAERDSLNIIADQVGTPTYAIDLANCILHIIANDKQQYGIYHYSNEGVTSWYDFAIAIFDISGTQVNVGPIRTSQYPTPATRPTFSVMDKAKIKSTFNIEIPYWRHSLEECIKRLKAQ; this is encoded by the coding sequence ATGGGTAAAATATTGGTTTTTGGTGCATCGGGTCAGTTAGGTAGCTGTATTAAAAAGGTTGCTGAAGATAAGCCTGATTTCGATTTGTATTTTCCAGCCGAAAACGAAGCCAATATATTGGATGTAAAGGGGCTCGAAATTCTATTTAAAACACATCAACCTCAATATGCCATTAATTGCGCGGCCTATACCGCAGTTGATAAAGCCGAAGAAGATACCGATACCGCACGTAAGGTTAATAAAACCGGGGCAGCTAATCTTGCTGTTTTATGTAACGAGCACAATACTACGCTAATACATATATCAACTGATTTTGTATTTGCAGGTAATTTGCCGTTGCCGCTTATTGAAAGCGATGAGGCTAAGCCTATCAGTATTTATGGCCTAACTAAGTTAGAGGGCGAAGAGGATATAACGGCCCACTTAAAACAGCACTACATTTTACGCACCAGCTGGTTATATTCAGAGTACGGCAACAATTTTGTAAAAACCATGCTGCGTTTTGGAGCAGAGCGTGATTCCTTAAACATCATAGCCGATCAGGTGGGTACGCCAACTTACGCTATTGATTTGGCCAACTGTATTTTACATATTATAGCTAATGATAAGCAGCAATATGGCATATATCATTATAGTAACGAGGGGGTAACTTCCTGGTACGATTTTGCTATAGCTATTTTTGATATTTCGGGCACCCAGGTCAATGTTGGCCCTATACGCACCTCGCAATATCCAACACCGGCTACAAGGCCAACCTTTTCGGTAATGGATAAGGCCAAAATAAAATCAACCTTTAATATAGAAATACCTTACTGGCGTCACAGCCTTGAAGAATGTATTAAGCGTTTGAAAGCCCAATAG
- a CDS encoding phosphoribosylpyrophosphate synthetase has translation MKNYETLVDATNDLMQRGYTANLSFEDNGETIDDKSNNVQMHAEDFEVDEFFRFEGPSNPSDMSIVYAISSAKYNLKGVLVDAYGTYANTSTSAIEAKLHHHQVSDNLHGEDRPKE, from the coding sequence ATGAAAAATTATGAGACCTTAGTGGATGCCACTAACGACCTGATGCAAAGAGGATATACCGCCAACCTTAGTTTTGAGGATAATGGCGAAACTATAGATGATAAAAGCAACAATGTTCAAATGCACGCCGAAGACTTTGAAGTAGATGAGTTTTTTCGTTTCGAGGGTCCAAGCAACCCTTCAGATATGTCAATTGTTTACGCAATATCATCGGCAAAGTACAACCTGAAAGGGGTTTTAGTGGATGCTTACGGTACCTATGCCAATACCAGCACCTCGGCTATCGAGGCCAAACTTCACCATCACCAGGTAAGCGATAATCTGCACGGTGAAGATCGCCCGAAAGAATAA
- the miaA gene encoding tRNA (adenosine(37)-N6)-dimethylallyltransferase MiaA: protein MSSSKYLVSIAGPTAIGKTAVAIQLAQHYQTEIISADSRQFYREMSIGTAKPSPDELAAAPHHFIGSHSILDDINVGDFEREGLLILEDLFIKHDVVIMAGGSGLYVKAITAGFDDLPEADPAIRENLNNIFAEHGITALQEKLLEADPVYYAKVDLHNPQRLIRALEVFESTGQPYSSYRKGTSHQRPFNIIKLGLHIPREELYHRINKRVDIMVESGLPDEVKQLLPYRHLNALNTVGYSEIFDYLDGKTDLPTAIAMIKQNTRRFAKRQLTWFRRDKDTCWFAPTDLAAMIKYIDETIGLSNA from the coding sequence ATGAGCAGCAGCAAATACCTTGTTAGCATTGCCGGCCCCACAGCTATTGGCAAAACCGCTGTTGCTATTCAACTTGCACAGCATTACCAAACCGAAATAATTTCGGCCGATTCGCGGCAATTTTATCGAGAGATGAGCATAGGCACGGCCAAACCATCGCCCGATGAACTGGCTGCCGCACCGCATCACTTTATTGGTTCACACAGCATTCTTGATGATATTAACGTTGGCGATTTTGAGCGCGAGGGGCTGCTAATACTTGAGGACTTGTTTATCAAACATGACGTGGTAATCATGGCCGGCGGATCGGGTTTGTACGTTAAAGCCATTACCGCGGGGTTTGATGATTTGCCCGAAGCAGACCCAGCTATACGTGAAAACCTCAATAATATCTTTGCGGAACACGGTATTACCGCCTTACAGGAAAAACTCCTCGAGGCCGACCCGGTTTATTATGCAAAGGTTGACCTGCACAACCCGCAGCGCCTGATACGTGCCCTTGAAGTATTTGAAAGTACCGGGCAGCCTTATTCATCGTACCGCAAAGGCACAAGCCATCAAAGACCATTTAATATTATTAAGCTGGGTTTGCATATACCGCGCGAAGAACTCTACCATCGCATTAATAAAAGAGTTGATATAATGGTAGAAAGCGGCTTGCCTGATGAGGTTAAGCAACTACTACCCTACCGCCATCTTAATGCACTTAATACCGTAGGTTACTCCGAAATATTTGATTATTTAGATGGCAAAACTGATTTACCAACGGCCATTGCCATGATCAAGCAAAACACCCGCCGCTTTGCCAAACGCCAGTTAACCTGGTTTCGTAGAGACAAGGATACCTGTTGGTTTGCCCCAACCGACCTTGCTGCCATGATTAAGTATATTGATGAGACTATTGGGCTTTCAAACGCTTAA
- a CDS encoding family 78 glycoside hydrolase catalytic domain, with product MKPFNKLFLTAMLAACACNLYATAPGAPSNLRTCDKVNPIGTNSKPFFGWYVNDVDANEVQTSYQILVASSTVNLSNGKADVWDSGKVPSSMQNYINLIGSLKPGIRYYWKVRTWDKTNVVGPYSTASYFDTGLFTTADWSGAKWVKRNTDDKDDYTYYRRNVSLGNKAVKRAIVYVAACQNFELYFNGKLVSKGSSNHYPQYAYYNAFDVTGFAKSGVDNNIAALTHWYGGGQGRATGSRGFILKMVTEYTDGSKTITGTDNTWKQTQAAYWTPGQPRRNGEGNGYVDKIDSRKAMPGWNTATFNDKGWDAAAEIGAPPVAPWINALRTDLTRVKEQTIKPVSVKKLSNGSYLIDLGKIYAGMPHINFEGGKAGDEVTIRGAYLLDEDGTASQKRGNQSTNLNYYFKLNGQKAVFEPMVYLAYRYIQVDNSPNVLTIDNVQFVTRHFELDDTKANFVSSDNMLNQVWNLQLRSLVQGAQEGFVDTPTREKGAFLGDGSYQGPPAMTTMGERAMNHRVLLEFLDSQDQYYPDGRLNAVYPNVDSKRDIPDYTQEYLIWVWDYYLQSGNKEFLTTNYAKIKKVVDYVNNYSKESTGLIHNLEGGAGPYKYGIIDWPQSMRYGYDMETETRTVMDALAYIDYDIMANVAVAVGNTADQQTYTSYADAIKKAMNAKLLNSNGVYIDGLKTNLSQSTHASQQANMYAYATGIVPDNNKQPVYKLIKELKMASGMVTLRYLPEAIGKAGDGAHMLDLYTNKDWDGWANIITKGGTMTWEAWDADKIDESFSHPWGAIGLLAMQQYMLGIKVLKPQHELLEIKPLDFGDRLKFVQGILPGDRGNTAIKWERNAGTYKMMVKIPVNVTAKVYVPKCGVNSNKVKVDGKEILGTAEGDFILVGNVGSGSHSIERALK from the coding sequence ATGAAGCCTTTTAACAAGTTGTTTTTAACAGCAATGCTTGCCGCCTGCGCATGTAATTTATACGCTACTGCGCCCGGTGCACCATCTAATTTACGCACCTGCGATAAAGTGAACCCCATAGGTACTAACAGCAAGCCTTTTTTTGGCTGGTATGTGAACGATGTGGATGCCAATGAAGTGCAAACCAGTTACCAAATACTGGTAGCCAGCAGCACGGTTAATTTGAGCAACGGCAAGGCTGATGTATGGGACAGTGGCAAGGTGCCATCATCAATGCAAAATTATATTAATTTGATAGGTAGCCTCAAACCCGGTATCCGGTATTATTGGAAGGTACGAACCTGGGATAAAACCAACGTGGTCGGGCCATACTCCACAGCATCATATTTTGATACCGGTCTGTTTACCACCGCCGATTGGAGCGGTGCCAAATGGGTTAAACGCAACACTGATGATAAGGACGATTACACCTACTACCGCAGAAACGTAAGCTTAGGTAATAAGGCAGTTAAAAGAGCCATAGTTTACGTGGCCGCCTGCCAAAATTTCGAATTATATTTTAATGGCAAGCTGGTATCAAAAGGTTCGTCAAACCATTATCCGCAGTATGCTTATTACAATGCTTTTGATGTAACTGGTTTTGCAAAAAGTGGTGTAGATAACAATATTGCGGCGCTAACGCATTGGTACGGCGGCGGGCAGGGCCGGGCTACCGGCAGTCGTGGGTTTATTTTAAAAATGGTAACCGAATATACCGACGGTAGCAAAACCATAACCGGAACCGACAATACCTGGAAACAAACCCAAGCCGCCTACTGGACGCCCGGTCAGCCACGCCGCAATGGCGAGGGTAACGGTTATGTTGATAAAATTGATTCGCGCAAAGCTATGCCCGGATGGAATACCGCCACCTTTAATGATAAAGGCTGGGATGCTGCCGCTGAGATTGGCGCTCCGCCGGTTGCCCCGTGGATTAATGCTTTACGAACAGATTTGACTCGGGTTAAAGAACAAACCATAAAGCCGGTATCGGTAAAAAAACTATCAAACGGTAGCTACCTTATCGATTTGGGAAAGATATACGCAGGCATGCCACACATTAATTTTGAAGGTGGCAAAGCCGGCGATGAAGTGACCATTCGTGGCGCTTACTTACTGGATGAAGATGGCACAGCATCTCAAAAACGCGGCAACCAAAGTACCAACCTCAATTATTATTTTAAGCTTAACGGTCAAAAGGCAGTTTTCGAGCCGATGGTTTACCTGGCTTATCGCTATATCCAGGTCGATAATTCGCCCAATGTTTTAACGATTGACAACGTACAGTTTGTTACCCGTCACTTTGAACTGGATGATACCAAGGCAAATTTTGTGTCGTCAGATAACATGCTCAACCAGGTTTGGAACCTGCAGCTACGCTCTTTAGTACAAGGTGCGCAGGAGGGTTTTGTTGATACTCCAACCCGCGAAAAGGGAGCTTTTTTAGGCGATGGCAGTTACCAGGGGCCACCAGCCATGACCACCATGGGCGAACGCGCTATGAATCATCGCGTGCTGTTGGAGTTCCTCGATTCACAAGACCAGTACTATCCTGATGGCAGGTTAAATGCTGTTTACCCAAATGTTGATAGTAAGCGCGACATACCCGATTACACCCAGGAGTATTTGATTTGGGTTTGGGATTACTACCTGCAGTCGGGCAACAAAGAGTTTTTGACTACCAATTATGCGAAGATTAAAAAAGTGGTTGATTATGTAAACAATTACAGCAAAGAATCAACCGGGTTGATACATAACCTTGAAGGTGGTGCCGGTCCTTATAAATATGGTATTATTGATTGGCCGCAAAGTATGCGCTACGGTTATGACATGGAAACTGAAACCCGTACGGTAATGGATGCTTTGGCCTATATTGATTATGATATTATGGCCAATGTTGCCGTCGCCGTTGGCAATACCGCCGACCAGCAAACGTATACAAGCTACGCCGATGCTATCAAAAAAGCTATGAACGCCAAGTTGTTAAATTCAAATGGCGTGTATATCGACGGTTTAAAAACCAACCTTTCGCAAAGCACCCACGCCTCGCAACAAGCTAACATGTATGCGTATGCAACCGGCATTGTGCCTGACAACAATAAGCAACCGGTTTATAAGCTGATAAAGGAGTTAAAAATGGCATCGGGTATGGTTACGCTGCGTTACTTGCCCGAGGCTATTGGTAAGGCGGGAGACGGGGCGCACATGCTCGACTTGTATACCAATAAAGATTGGGATGGTTGGGCCAATATCATAACTAAAGGCGGCACCATGACTTGGGAAGCCTGGGATGCCGATAAAATCGACGAAAGCTTTTCGCACCCATGGGGAGCTATTGGCTTACTGGCTATGCAACAGTACATGCTCGGCATTAAAGTACTTAAACCACAGCACGAATTACTGGAAATTAAGCCGCTCGATTTTGGCGACCGTTTAAAATTTGTGCAAGGCATATTGCCAGGCGACAGGGGGAATACCGCTATTAAATGGGAGCGTAATGCTGGTACTTATAAAATGATGGTAAAAATACCGGTGAATGTTACTGCTAAAGTTTATGTACCAAAATGTGGTGTAAACAGCAATAAGGTAAAGGTGGACGGTAAAGAAATTTTGGGCACTGCCGAAGGTGATTTTATATTAGTGGGCAATGTGGGCTCGGGTTCACACTCCATTGAACGTGCGTTGAAATAG